The following proteins are encoded in a genomic region of Pseudomonas saponiphila:
- a CDS encoding M48 family metallopeptidase, whose protein sequence is MTALKYLQAYPVALQQQVRQLIVEDRLGEYLSGRYPHKHAVQSDKALYSYALELKQEYLRNAPAIDKVLFDNRLDLTHRALGLHTTVSRVQGGKLKAKKEIRIASLFKEAAPEFLRMIVVHELAHFKESEHNKAFYKLCEHMLPGYHQLEFDLRVYLTWRDLQARAGAAD, encoded by the coding sequence ATGACCGCACTCAAATACCTCCAGGCCTATCCCGTCGCCCTGCAACAGCAAGTGCGTCAGCTGATCGTCGAAGATCGCCTGGGGGAGTACCTCAGTGGGCGTTATCCACACAAGCATGCGGTGCAGAGTGACAAGGCGCTGTACAGCTACGCCCTGGAGCTGAAGCAGGAATACCTGCGCAACGCGCCGGCCATCGACAAGGTGCTGTTCGACAACCGCCTGGACCTGACCCACCGCGCCCTTGGCCTGCACACCACGGTGTCCCGGGTGCAGGGCGGCAAGCTCAAGGCCAAGAAGGAGATCCGCATTGCCTCGCTGTTCAAGGAGGCGGCGCCGGAATTCTTGCGGATGATCGTGGTGCACGAGTTGGCGCACTTCAAGGAGTCGGAGCACAACAAGGCGTTCTACAAGCTCTGCGAGCACATGCTGCCGGGCTATCACCAGCTGGAATTCGACCTGCGGGTCTACCTGACCTGGCGCGACTTGCAAGCCAGGGCGGGGGCGGCGGATTAA
- the fba gene encoding class II fructose-bisphosphate aldolase (catalyzes the reversible aldol condensation of dihydroxyacetonephosphate and glyceraldehyde 3-phosphate in the Calvin cycle, glycolysis, and/or gluconeogenesis), with translation MALISMRQMLDHAAEFGYGVPAFNVNNLEQMRAIMEAADKTDSPVIVQASAGARKYAGAPFLRHLILAAIEEFPHIPVCMHQDHGTSPDVCQRSIQLGFSSVMMDGSLGEDGKTPTDYEYNVRVTQQTVAMAHACGVSVEGELGCLGSLETGMAGEEDGIGAEGVLDHSQMLTDPEEAADFVKKTQVDALAIAIGTSHGAYKFTKPPTGDVLAIDRIKEIHKRIPNTHLVMHGSSSVPQEWLAIINQYGGDIKETYGVPVEEIVEGIKYGVRKVNIDTDLRLASTGAMRRLMATNPSEFDPRKFFGATVTAMRDVCIARYEAFGTAGNASKIKPISLEAMFQRYLKGELNAKVN, from the coding sequence ATGGCACTCATCAGCATGCGCCAGATGCTGGACCACGCAGCCGAGTTCGGCTACGGCGTTCCAGCCTTCAACGTCAACAACCTTGAGCAGATGCGCGCCATCATGGAAGCCGCTGACAAGACTGACTCTCCGGTGATCGTCCAGGCTTCGGCCGGCGCCCGCAAATACGCCGGTGCGCCGTTCCTGCGCCACCTGATTCTGGCCGCCATCGAAGAATTCCCCCATATCCCGGTGTGCATGCACCAGGACCACGGCACCAGCCCTGACGTCTGCCAGCGTTCCATCCAGCTGGGCTTTTCCTCGGTGATGATGGACGGCTCCCTCGGCGAAGACGGCAAGACCCCGACCGACTACGAGTACAACGTGCGCGTCACCCAGCAGACCGTGGCCATGGCCCACGCCTGCGGCGTGTCGGTAGAAGGCGAGCTGGGCTGCCTGGGCTCCCTGGAAACCGGCATGGCCGGTGAAGAGGACGGCATCGGCGCCGAAGGCGTGCTGGATCACAGCCAGATGCTGACCGACCCGGAAGAAGCCGCGGACTTCGTCAAGAAGACCCAGGTCGACGCCCTGGCCATCGCCATCGGCACCAGCCACGGCGCCTACAAGTTCACCAAGCCGCCTACCGGCGACGTGCTGGCCATCGACCGCATCAAGGAAATCCACAAGCGCATCCCCAACACCCACCTGGTGATGCACGGTTCGTCCTCGGTTCCGCAAGAGTGGCTGGCGATCATCAACCAGTACGGCGGCGACATCAAAGAAACCTACGGCGTGCCGGTTGAGGAAATCGTCGAAGGCATCAAGTACGGCGTGCGCAAGGTCAACATCGACACCGACCTGCGCCTGGCGTCCACCGGTGCCATGCGCCGCCTGATGGCCACCAACCCGAGCGAGTTCGACCCGCGTAAATTCTTCGGCGCCACCGTGACCGCCATGCGCGATGTGTGTATCGCTCGTTACGAAGCCTTCGGCACCGCCGGCAACGCTTCGAAGATCAAGCCGATCTCCCTGGAAGCGATGTTCCAGCGTTACCTCAAAGGTGAGCTGAACGCCAAGGTCAACTAA
- a CDS encoding substrate-binding periplasmic protein, with protein sequence MLRLHRALALIGLLLLGHSASAEKLRLVADAWPPFTDATLVNGGVATDIVSTALSRAGYASEFEQVPWARALLGIGEGRYDVLVNAWYNEERTHLGQFSAEYMLNRVRFIKRKDAPLEYSNLKQLHDYPVAVVRGYAYSPEFDSDPDLQKVPVHNFAMAVRMLAADRVKLTLEDEYVARYYLARESPRVRNAVEFLPKPLSENSLHILVSLKNPEHAQIVARFDREIAAMKADGSYDRLLRQHGM encoded by the coding sequence ATGCTGCGATTGCATCGAGCGTTAGCCTTGATCGGATTGCTGTTGCTGGGCCACAGCGCTTCTGCGGAGAAATTGCGACTGGTCGCTGATGCCTGGCCGCCCTTCACCGACGCGACCCTGGTCAATGGTGGCGTGGCCACCGACATCGTCAGTACCGCTCTGTCCCGCGCCGGCTATGCCAGCGAGTTCGAGCAGGTGCCCTGGGCCCGGGCCCTGCTGGGCATCGGCGAGGGTCGCTACGACGTGCTGGTCAATGCCTGGTACAACGAGGAGCGCACCCACCTGGGGCAGTTCTCCGCGGAGTACATGCTCAACCGGGTGCGCTTCATCAAGCGCAAGGACGCCCCGCTGGAATACAGCAACCTCAAGCAGTTGCACGATTACCCGGTGGCCGTGGTGCGTGGCTATGCCTATTCCCCGGAGTTCGACAGCGACCCGGACCTGCAGAAGGTCCCGGTGCACAACTTCGCCATGGCGGTGCGCATGCTGGCGGCGGACCGGGTCAAGCTGACCCTGGAAGATGAGTACGTCGCCCGTTACTACCTGGCCCGCGAGTCACCGCGGGTGCGCAACGCCGTGGAGTTCCTGCCCAAGCCGTTGAGCGAGAACAGCCTGCATATCCTGGTGAGCCTGAAGAATCCCGAGCATGCGCAGATCGTGGCCCGGTTCGACCGGGAGATTGCCGCCATGAAAGCCGACGGCAGCTACGATCGCCTGCTGCGCCAGCACGGTATGTAA
- a CDS encoding putative bifunctional diguanylate cyclase/phosphodiesterase gives MECVQPEALEGDSTLLIVDDYPENLLSMRALLQRQDWRVMTAASGLEALSLLLEHEVDLVLLDVQMPGMDGFEVARLMRGSQRTRLTPIIFLTANEQSQDAVIKGYASGAVDYLFKPFDPQILKPKVQALLEHQRNRRALQQLSHDLEVARAFNASVLDNAAEGILVVDESGRVRYANPAVSRLLNAQVKELEGSLFLDYLQKPHVPDWSESELLACYRRGQTYRLHDALLRTVPGQQLSVALSCAPLPSEQKAMVVTLLDMSEVRHLHQQLEYQAVTDPLTGLLNRRGFYQTVENILLRGDRPGKTLVLLYLDLDGFKRVNDSLGHDAGDRVLRWVSEQLKECLHSFDILGRMGGDEFTALLELSFPEQAAKIAERLIERLSISQQIDGLEVVLGASIGIAIYPDCGSNLDGLLRAADIAMYEAKRAGRQQYRYYDHEMNGRARSRLMLEESVRSAVERKEFTLVYQPQVAIADGRLRGFEALLRWRHPSVGDVPPGLFLPLLEEARLISRLGSWIYQQGAAQRKDWEQVFSPDLVLGVSLSATQFGMPNLANELRQVLVRHGLQPRQLEVEVTEAALTQNLAETRKQLQQLHQLGVRVALDDFGSGSCCLAYLRDLQLDTLKLDRHLIARLLTSPRDAAIARSVIDLCKQFGLLVIAEGVETHEQYQWLKANGCEYVQGFLVARPLTAASASQFAQPFDWSALPA, from the coding sequence ATGGAATGCGTGCAACCGGAGGCCCTCGAAGGCGACTCCACTCTTCTGATCGTTGATGACTATCCTGAAAACCTCCTGAGCATGCGGGCACTGTTGCAGCGCCAGGACTGGCGGGTGATGACCGCGGCCTCTGGTCTTGAGGCCCTGAGCCTGCTGCTCGAGCATGAAGTGGATCTGGTCCTGCTGGATGTGCAGATGCCCGGCATGGATGGTTTCGAAGTGGCCCGCCTGATGCGCGGCAGCCAGCGCACGCGTTTGACCCCGATCATCTTCCTCACCGCCAACGAACAGTCCCAGGACGCCGTGATCAAGGGTTATGCCAGTGGCGCGGTGGATTACCTGTTCAAGCCGTTCGACCCGCAGATCCTCAAGCCCAAGGTCCAGGCGCTGCTGGAGCACCAGCGCAATCGTCGCGCTCTGCAGCAGCTCAGTCATGATCTGGAGGTGGCGCGGGCGTTCAACGCCTCGGTGCTGGACAACGCTGCCGAAGGCATCCTGGTGGTGGATGAGAGCGGACGGGTGCGCTACGCCAATCCGGCGGTTTCGCGCTTGCTCAATGCCCAGGTGAAAGAGCTGGAGGGGTCGCTGTTCCTCGACTATCTGCAAAAGCCCCATGTTCCCGACTGGAGCGAATCCGAGCTCCTGGCCTGCTATCGACGCGGGCAGACCTATCGCCTGCATGACGCTCTGCTGCGTACCGTGCCCGGCCAGCAGCTCAGCGTGGCGTTGTCCTGTGCGCCCTTGCCCAGTGAGCAGAAGGCCATGGTGGTGACCCTGCTGGACATGTCCGAAGTACGTCACCTGCATCAGCAACTGGAATATCAGGCGGTCACCGACCCGCTCACCGGGCTGCTCAACCGCCGCGGTTTCTACCAGACGGTGGAAAACATCCTGTTGCGCGGTGATCGTCCGGGCAAGACCCTGGTCCTGCTCTACCTGGACCTTGACGGCTTCAAGCGGGTCAACGACTCCCTGGGGCACGATGCCGGCGACCGGGTGCTGCGCTGGGTGTCCGAGCAGTTGAAGGAGTGCCTGCATTCCTTCGACATTCTCGGACGCATGGGCGGTGATGAGTTTACGGCCCTGCTGGAACTGAGCTTCCCCGAGCAGGCGGCGAAAATCGCCGAGAGGCTGATCGAGCGCCTGTCCATCAGCCAGCAGATCGACGGTCTGGAGGTGGTGCTGGGCGCCAGCATCGGCATCGCCATCTATCCCGACTGCGGCTCCAACCTGGACGGCCTGCTGCGGGCGGCAGACATCGCGATGTACGAAGCCAAGCGTGCGGGCCGCCAGCAATATCGCTACTACGATCACGAGATGAATGGCCGTGCACGCTCCCGACTGATGCTCGAAGAAAGCGTGCGCAGCGCGGTGGAGCGCAAGGAATTCACCCTGGTGTATCAACCTCAGGTGGCCATCGCCGATGGTCGTTTGCGCGGCTTCGAAGCCTTGTTACGCTGGCGCCACCCGAGTGTCGGCGATGTGCCGCCGGGGCTGTTCCTGCCGCTGCTGGAAGAGGCGCGGCTGATCAGTCGCCTGGGCAGTTGGATCTATCAGCAGGGGGCCGCCCAGCGCAAGGACTGGGAGCAGGTGTTCAGCCCCGATCTGGTGCTGGGGGTCAGTCTCAGCGCCACCCAGTTCGGCATGCCCAATCTGGCCAATGAACTGCGTCAGGTGCTGGTGCGCCATGGCTTGCAGCCGCGCCAGCTGGAAGTGGAGGTCACCGAGGCGGCGTTGACCCAGAACCTGGCCGAGACCCGCAAGCAGTTGCAGCAGTTGCATCAACTGGGAGTGCGGGTGGCCCTGGACGACTTCGGTTCGGGCAGTTGCTGCCTGGCCTATCTGCGTGACCTGCAACTGGACACCCTCAAGCTCGACCGGCACCTGATCGCCCGCTTGTTGACCTCGCCGCGGGACGCCGCCATCGCCCGCAGCGTGATCGACCTGTGCAAGCAGTTCGGCTTGCTGGTGATCGCCGAAGGCGTGGAAACCCACGAGCAGTACCAATGGCTCAAGGCCAACGGTTGCGAATACGTGCAGGGGTTCCTGGTGGCCCGGCCGCTGACCGCCGCCAGCGCCAGCCAGTTTGCCCAGCCCTTTGACTGGAGCGCGTTGCCGGCCTGA
- the yccS gene encoding YccS family putative transporter, whose translation MSSTSFRQSLRRLWALDKFSYSVRVFIALTGSMALCWYQDEMGLLIPLFLGIIASALAETDDSWQGRLNALAVTLVCFSIAALSVELLFPYPWVFAIALALASFGLTMLGALGERYGAIASATLILSVYTMIGVDQRGGAVIDFWHEPVLLVAGAAWYGLLSVLWQALFSNQPVQQSLARLFRELGFYLKLKSSLFEPIRQLDVEARRLELAQQNGKVVAALNAAKEIILHRVGNGRPGSKVSRYLKLYFLAQDIHERASSSHYPYNALADAFFHSDVLFRCQRLLRQQGKACRALAESIQLRQPFVYDASFAEALSDLDASLEHLRIQSNPAWRGLLRSLRALAANLGTLDRLLSDASNPDALADATDSSLLDRSPRNLKDVWTRLRTQMTPTSLLFRHALRLPLALSIGYGMVHLIHPSQGYWIILTTLFVCQPNYGATRRKLGQRIVGTAIGLTIAWALFDLFPSPLVQSLFAIAAGVVFFTNRTTRYTLATAAITLMVLFCFNQVGDGYGLFLPRLFDTLLGSLIAGLAVFLFLPDWQGRRLNKVLANTLTCNSIYLRQIMQQYAAGKSDDLAYRLARRNAHNADAALSTTLANMLMEPGHFRKEADVGFRFLVLSHTLLSYLSGLGAHRETRLPDEVREQLINGAGVSLAASIDEIAQGLSNKTPIAIHSDAEEALANELEQMPDEIDEGQRLVQTQLALICRQLGPLRTLAAHLIKDTSSAT comes from the coding sequence ATGTCATCGACCTCTTTTCGTCAGTCTCTGCGCCGCCTCTGGGCGCTGGATAAATTCAGCTACAGCGTGCGGGTGTTCATCGCCCTGACCGGCAGCATGGCGCTGTGCTGGTATCAGGATGAAATGGGCCTGCTGATCCCGCTGTTCCTCGGCATCATCGCCAGCGCCCTGGCGGAAACCGACGACAGCTGGCAAGGCCGGCTCAATGCCCTGGCCGTGACCCTGGTGTGCTTCAGCATTGCCGCGCTGTCGGTGGAGCTGCTGTTCCCCTACCCCTGGGTCTTCGCCATCGCCCTGGCCCTGGCCAGCTTCGGCCTGACCATGCTCGGGGCGCTGGGGGAGCGTTATGGCGCCATTGCCTCGGCGACCCTGATTCTCTCGGTCTACACCATGATCGGCGTCGACCAGCGCGGCGGCGCGGTGATCGATTTCTGGCACGAGCCGGTGCTGCTGGTGGCCGGCGCCGCCTGGTACGGCCTGCTCTCGGTGCTGTGGCAGGCGCTGTTTTCCAACCAGCCGGTGCAACAGAGCCTGGCCCGGCTGTTTCGCGAGCTGGGTTTCTACCTCAAGCTCAAGTCGTCGCTGTTCGAGCCGATCCGCCAGCTGGATGTGGAGGCCCGGCGCCTGGAGCTGGCCCAGCAGAACGGCAAGGTGGTGGCGGCCCTCAACGCGGCCAAGGAGATCATCCTGCACCGGGTCGGCAATGGCCGGCCGGGGTCGAAGGTCAGTCGCTACCTGAAGCTGTACTTCCTCGCCCAGGACATCCACGAACGCGCCAGTTCGTCCCATTACCCGTACAACGCCCTGGCCGATGCGTTCTTCCACAGCGACGTGCTGTTCCGCTGCCAGCGCCTGCTGCGCCAGCAGGGCAAGGCCTGCCGGGCGCTGGCGGAATCCATCCAGCTGCGCCAGCCATTCGTCTATGACGCCAGCTTCGCCGAGGCCCTGAGCGACCTGGACGCGTCCCTGGAGCACCTGCGGATCCAGAGCAACCCGGCCTGGCGCGGGCTGTTGCGCTCGCTGCGGGCCCTGGCGGCGAACCTCGGCACCCTCGATCGCCTGCTCAGCGACGCGAGCAACCCCGACGCCCTGGCCGATGCCACCGACAGCAGCCTGCTGGATCGCTCGCCACGCAACCTCAAGGATGTCTGGACCCGCCTGCGCACCCAGATGACGCCGACTTCGCTGCTGTTTCGCCATGCCCTGCGCCTGCCCCTGGCGCTGAGCATCGGCTACGGCATGGTGCATTTGATCCACCCGTCCCAGGGCTACTGGATCATCCTCACCACGCTGTTCGTCTGCCAGCCCAACTACGGCGCCACCCGGCGCAAGCTGGGCCAGCGGATCGTCGGCACGGCCATCGGCCTGACCATCGCCTGGGCGCTGTTCGACCTGTTCCCCAGCCCCCTGGTGCAGTCGTTGTTCGCCATCGCCGCCGGGGTGGTGTTCTTTACCAACCGCACCACCCGCTACACCCTGGCCACCGCCGCGATCACCCTGATGGTGCTGTTCTGCTTCAACCAGGTGGGCGACGGTTACGGGCTGTTTCTGCCGCGGCTGTTCGATACCCTGCTGGGCAGCCTGATCGCCGGGCTGGCGGTGTTCCTGTTCCTGCCGGACTGGCAGGGCCGGCGCCTGAACAAGGTGCTGGCCAACACCCTGACCTGCAACAGCATCTACCTGCGCCAGATCATGCAGCAGTACGCCGCCGGCAAGAGCGACGACCTGGCCTACCGCCTGGCCCGGCGCAATGCCCACAACGCCGACGCGGCGCTATCCACCACCCTGGCCAACATGCTCATGGAGCCGGGGCATTTCCGTAAGGAGGCCGACGTGGGCTTCCGCTTCCTGGTGCTGTCCCACACCCTGCTCAGCTACCTGTCGGGCCTGGGCGCACACCGGGAAACCCGACTCCCGGACGAGGTTCGCGAACAGCTGATCAATGGCGCGGGCGTCAGCCTGGCGGCGAGCATCGATGAAATCGCCCAGGGCCTGTCCAACAAGACCCCGATCGCCATCCACAGCGATGCCGAGGAAGCGCTGGCCAATGAGCTGGAGCAGATGCCGGATGAGATCGACGAAGGCCAGCGCCTGGTGCAGACCCAACTGGCACTGATCTGCCGCCAACTGGGCCCGTTGCGGACCCTGGCGGCGCACTTGATCAAGGACACCAGCAGCGCCACCTAA
- a CDS encoding polysaccharide lyase family 7 protein produces MIDLATWNLSVPVGNPPATIDTPTLVKGFKDRYFHSDSGTLFFWSPVTGSKTENAIYPRTELRETYADGTLRNWTYPEADNLLHATLAVNQVPSSGKIVVGQIHAYNSTKPLVKVEYQYKTSKGSGTIVAKVRMRPDDEEGRVITLAENVPLNRDFSYLIHLSPGGALELSAAGQQWDGQLSASWRDKPLYFKAGVYVQDNSGYTSEGGKVTFSKLDIDHNKI; encoded by the coding sequence ATGATCGACCTGGCAACCTGGAACCTCAGCGTTCCCGTCGGCAACCCACCGGCGACCATCGACACCCCGACACTGGTCAAAGGCTTCAAGGACCGGTACTTCCACTCCGACAGTGGCACCCTGTTCTTCTGGTCACCAGTCACCGGCTCGAAGACCGAGAACGCCATCTATCCGCGCACCGAGTTGCGCGAAACCTACGCCGACGGCACTCTGCGCAATTGGACCTACCCCGAAGCCGACAACCTGCTGCACGCCACCCTGGCGGTGAACCAGGTGCCGTCGTCGGGCAAGATCGTCGTGGGCCAGATTCACGCCTACAACAGCACCAAGCCCCTGGTCAAAGTGGAGTACCAGTACAAGACCAGCAAAGGCAGCGGCACTATCGTGGCCAAGGTGCGCATGCGCCCGGACGACGAAGAGGGCCGGGTCATCACCCTGGCCGAAAACGTGCCCCTGAATCGCGATTTTTCCTACCTGATCCATCTGAGCCCAGGCGGCGCCCTGGAACTCAGTGCCGCCGGCCAGCAATGGGATGGGCAGTTGAGCGCGAGCTGGCGCGACAAGCCGCTGTATTTCAAGGCCGGGGTTTATGTACAGGACAACAGCGGCTACACCAGTGAAGGCGGCAAGGTGACCTTCTCCAAGCTGGATATCGACCACAACAAAATCTAG
- a CDS encoding GNAT family N-acetyltransferase: MTIEWVCKHHTDLGKEQLYAILQLRTEVFVVEQKCPYQEVDGRDLEGDTCHLMAWDGDRLVAYLRLLDPISQGGDVVIGRVLIAEQARGQGLGHTLMEQALKQAERHWPDTPIYLSAQAHLQAYYSRYGFVVAGEQYLEDGIAHIGMRRS; this comes from the coding sequence ATGACCATCGAATGGGTCTGCAAGCATCACACCGATCTGGGCAAGGAACAGCTGTACGCCATCCTGCAACTGCGCACCGAAGTCTTTGTCGTGGAACAGAAATGCCCCTATCAAGAGGTCGATGGCCGTGACCTGGAAGGCGACACCTGCCACCTGATGGCCTGGGACGGTGACCGGCTAGTGGCTTACCTGCGCCTGCTGGACCCGATCTCCCAGGGCGGTGATGTGGTGATCGGCCGCGTGCTCATTGCTGAACAGGCGCGCGGCCAGGGCCTGGGCCATACCCTGATGGAGCAGGCGCTGAAGCAGGCAGAACGGCATTGGCCCGACACCCCGATCTACCTCTCGGCCCAGGCTCACTTGCAGGCCTACTACAGTCGCTACGGTTTCGTGGTGGCGGGCGAGCAATACCTGGAAGACGGTATTGCGCACATTGGCATGCGCCGGTCCTGA
- the dbpA gene encoding ATP-dependent RNA helicase DbpA, translating to MLANLDSLGYAQMTPIQAQSLPVILKGMDLIAQAKTGSGKTAAFGIGLLNPINPRYFGCQALVICPTRELADQVAKEIRRLARAEDNIKVLTLCGGVSFGPQIASLEHGAHIIVGTPGRIQQHLRKGSLVLDGLNTLILDEADRMLDMGFYDAIEDIIEQTPSRRQTLLFSATYPVGIKQLASKFMRDPQTVKAEAFHDDTQIEQRFYEISPEERMSAVTKVLHHFRPASCVAFCFTKQQVQETVDHLTAKGISAVGLHGDLEQRDRDQVLAMFANRSTSVLVATDVAARGLDIDALDMVINVELARDSEIHIHRVGRTGRAGEKGIAVSLVAPSEAHRAQAIEQLQKTPLNWDQIDNLKSQGGAPLQPPMSTLCIAGGRKDKVRPGDILGALTGDAGIPGAQVGKIAIFDFQSYVAVERTVVMQALQRLNNGKIKGRSLRVRVL from the coding sequence ATGCTGGCTAACCTCGACTCCCTCGGTTATGCCCAGATGACGCCGATCCAGGCGCAAAGCTTGCCGGTGATCCTCAAGGGCATGGACCTGATCGCCCAGGCCAAGACCGGCAGCGGCAAGACCGCAGCCTTCGGCATCGGCCTGCTGAACCCGATCAATCCGCGCTACTTCGGCTGCCAGGCCCTGGTGATCTGCCCGACCCGCGAACTGGCCGACCAGGTGGCCAAGGAAATCCGTCGCCTGGCCCGCGCCGAAGACAACATCAAGGTCCTGACCCTGTGCGGCGGCGTGTCCTTCGGCCCGCAGATCGCTTCCCTGGAACACGGCGCCCACATCATCGTCGGCACCCCGGGGCGTATCCAGCAACACCTGCGCAAGGGTTCGCTAGTGCTTGATGGCCTGAACACGCTGATCCTCGACGAAGCCGACCGCATGCTCGACATGGGTTTCTACGACGCCATCGAAGACATCATCGAGCAGACCCCGTCGCGCCGGCAGACCCTGCTGTTCTCCGCCACGTACCCGGTGGGCATCAAGCAACTGGCGTCGAAATTCATGCGTGATCCGCAGACGGTGAAAGCCGAAGCGTTCCACGACGACACGCAGATCGAACAGCGTTTCTACGAGATTTCCCCGGAAGAACGCATGAGCGCAGTGACCAAGGTCCTGCACCACTTCCGTCCGGCTTCCTGCGTCGCTTTCTGCTTCACCAAGCAGCAAGTGCAGGAAACCGTCGATCACCTGACCGCCAAAGGCATCTCCGCCGTCGGCCTGCACGGCGATCTGGAACAGCGTGACCGCGATCAGGTGCTGGCAATGTTCGCCAACCGCAGTACCTCGGTACTGGTCGCCACCGACGTGGCCGCCCGTGGCCTGGACATCGATGCGCTGGACATGGTGATCAACGTCGAGCTGGCCCGCGATTCGGAAATCCACATTCACCGCGTTGGCCGTACCGGTCGCGCTGGCGAAAAAGGTATCGCGGTCAGCCTTGTCGCTCCGTCCGAAGCCCATCGCGCGCAAGCCATCGAACAGCTGCAGAAAACCCCGCTGAACTGGGATCAGATCGACAACCTCAAGTCCCAGGGCGGCGCCCCGCTGCAGCCACCGATGAGCACGCTGTGCATCGCTGGCGGGCGCAAGGACAAAGTGCGTCCGGGCGATATTCTCGGTGCACTGACTGGCGACGCCGGGATCCCTGGCGCCCAGGTCGGCAAGATTGCGATCTTCGACTTCCAGTCGTATGTGGCGGTTGAACGCACCGTGGTCATGCAGGCGCTGCAGCGTTTGAACAACGGCAAGATCAAGGGCCGCTCGCTGCGCGTGCGCGTCCTCTAA
- a CDS encoding NAD(P)/FAD-dependent oxidoreductase, giving the protein MRSTQVVIIGAGAAGLMCALTAAGRGREVLLLDHANKAGKKILMSGGGRCNFTNMYTEPANFLSQNPHFCKSALARYTQWDFIGLVAKHGVPYHEKKLGQLFCDNKSSDILGMLLDECDQVGVELRLDTSIQQIEKLESGYLLQTTLGAVQCQSLVIATGGLSIPTLGATGFGYQVARQFGHELLPTRAGLVPFTITDQLKELCGELSGTSVDCLVSCNGQSFRENILFTHRGLSGPAILQISSYWQPGDSVEINLLPDHDALGWLQQQQAERPNSELKTLLGEIFTKKMAGLLAEHWFVSKPMKQYTPAELADVAQKLGNWQLVPAGTEGYRTAEVTLGGVDTREVSSKTMESLKSPGLYFIGEVLDVTGHLGGFNFQWAWASGYAAAQYV; this is encoded by the coding sequence TTGCGTTCTACCCAAGTCGTGATCATCGGCGCTGGAGCGGCCGGGCTGATGTGCGCCCTGACCGCGGCCGGCCGGGGTCGTGAAGTACTGCTGCTGGACCACGCCAACAAGGCCGGCAAGAAGATCCTGATGTCCGGCGGTGGCCGCTGCAATTTCACCAATATGTACACCGAGCCCGCCAACTTCCTTTCGCAGAACCCGCATTTCTGCAAATCGGCCCTGGCCCGCTACACCCAGTGGGACTTCATCGGCCTGGTGGCCAAGCACGGCGTGCCCTACCACGAGAAGAAGCTCGGCCAGCTGTTCTGCGATAACAAGTCCAGCGACATCCTCGGCATGCTGCTCGACGAATGCGACCAGGTCGGAGTCGAGTTGCGCCTGGACACCTCGATCCAGCAGATCGAGAAGCTTGAGTCCGGCTACCTGCTGCAGACCACCCTGGGCGCGGTGCAGTGCCAGTCCCTGGTGATCGCCACCGGCGGCCTGTCGATCCCGACCCTGGGCGCCACCGGCTTCGGTTATCAAGTGGCCAGGCAGTTCGGCCACGAGCTGCTGCCAACCCGTGCCGGCCTGGTGCCGTTCACCATCACCGACCAGCTCAAGGAGCTGTGCGGCGAGCTGTCGGGGACCTCGGTGGACTGCCTGGTGAGCTGCAACGGGCAGAGCTTCCGCGAGAACATCCTCTTCACTCACCGCGGCCTCAGTGGTCCGGCGATCCTGCAGATTTCGTCCTATTGGCAGCCCGGCGACAGCGTCGAGATCAATCTGCTGCCGGACCACGATGCCCTGGGCTGGTTGCAACAGCAGCAGGCCGAGCGCCCCAACAGCGAACTGAAAACCCTGCTGGGGGAGATCTTCACCAAGAAGATGGCCGGCCTGCTGGCCGAGCACTGGTTCGTCTCCAAGCCGATGAAGCAGTACACCCCGGCGGAGCTGGCGGACGTGGCGCAGAAACTCGGCAACTGGCAACTGGTGCCGGCGGGCACCGAAGGCTACCGCACCGCCGAAGTGACCCTGGGCGGGGTCGACACCCGCGAAGTGTCGTCCAAGACCATGGAATCGCTGAAAAGCCCGGGGCTGTATTTCATCGGTGAAGTGCTGGACGTCACCGGCCACCTGGGCGGCTTCAACTTCCAGTGGGCCTGGGCCTCGGGCTACGCGGCAGCACAATACGTCTGA
- a CDS encoding winged helix-turn-helix domain-containing protein, whose translation MDVSKTKSSFYRRLYVAYLIDSGLASSVPALTEVTGMPRRTAQDTIAALADLDILCEFEQQDGARNHAGRYRIHNWGAIDKGWIEPNLRQIKAVLGYP comes from the coding sequence ATGGATGTAAGCAAGACCAAGAGCAGTTTCTACCGCCGCCTGTATGTGGCGTATCTGATCGACAGCGGGCTGGCCAGCAGCGTACCGGCGCTCACCGAAGTCACCGGCATGCCCCGGCGCACCGCCCAGGACACCATCGCCGCCCTGGCGGACCTGGACATCCTCTGCGAATTCGAACAGCAAGATGGCGCCCGCAATCACGCCGGGCGCTACCGGATCCACAACTGGGGCGCCATCGACAAGGGCTGGATCGAGCCCAACCTGCGGCAGATCAAGGCCGTGCTGGGCTATCCCTGA